The following proteins are co-located in the Spirosoma montaniterrae genome:
- a CDS encoding glycosyl hydrolase-related protein: protein MTFNHFADLSEPAFGLTISNEDCSFFRLGQSTADSLWDTSAQLNALAGGQADGPTLGIQNQHGATDFRYRFALTTHHGAFDAATAMRFSLEHQNPLVAGRVTGSVSQYPEKTYSFLSLTDANPAGNQPGGVLLWSLKPSEEGIASGIIARFWNAANGTATPTLRLSQPIQQAWQTSHIETNERVLEPTNRQLKIRFSPQQLNTYRLRVAN, encoded by the coding sequence TTGACATTCAACCACTTTGCTGACCTGAGCGAACCGGCTTTCGGGCTGACGATCTCGAATGAAGACTGTTCGTTTTTTCGGCTCGGCCAAAGCACTGCCGACTCGCTTTGGGACACCTCAGCCCAACTCAACGCGCTCGCGGGCGGGCAAGCCGACGGCCCAACACTGGGCATCCAGAACCAACACGGAGCAACCGATTTTCGCTACCGTTTCGCACTGACCACGCACCACGGAGCCTTCGACGCAGCAACCGCCATGCGCTTTTCGCTCGAACACCAGAACCCGTTGGTCGCGGGCCGGGTTACGGGTTCGGTGAGCCAGTATCCCGAAAAAACGTATTCGTTTCTGAGCCTGACTGACGCCAATCCGGCGGGCAATCAACCCGGCGGGGTGCTGTTGTGGAGCCTGAAACCGAGCGAAGAGGGCATTGCCAGCGGGATAATTGCCCGGTTCTGGAATGCCGCCAACGGGACTGCTACGCCAACCCTCCGGCTGTCGCAACCTATCCAACAAGCCTGGCAAACGAGCCATATTGAAACAAACGAACGGGTACTGGAACCAACCAATCGGCAGCTCAAGATTCGCTTTTCACCACAACAGTTAAACACGTACCGGCTCAGGGTAGCCAACTGA
- a CDS encoding serine hydrolase domain-containing protein has protein sequence MTLNACAPGRSLPHGKQEPRLQALVEGELSESVPGVLLHVDYPDKRFFWSGAAGVSDRESKQKLQADQPFRIASVTKTFVASAILRLWEDQKLALDDPIIRFIAPAHVALLRQGGYAVEQITIRHLLTHSSGLFDHTNTKTYLPNVLKNPTHRWTRTEQITEAVTGGKPVGQPGERFSYSDTGYILLGEIIETITQKSLNDALRDLLSFKRLGLIHTAFENTSGRAGQPQNRLHQYIDGTDTYRFDPSIDLYGGGGLLSTTADLTRFYQALFSHRVFRQRATLDTMLMKRDYATEAKMDYRMGIYATKINGLDAFTHAGYWGTQVVYIPTLKLAMATNYSQFWAQRGNAPILANALTELQNGQ, from the coding sequence ATGACGCTTAACGCCTGTGCGCCGGGGCGTTCGCTGCCTCACGGCAAACAGGAACCAAGGTTACAAGCCCTTGTCGAGGGCGAGTTAAGCGAGTCGGTGCCGGGGGTACTGCTGCACGTTGACTACCCCGACAAACGGTTTTTCTGGAGTGGAGCGGCTGGGGTGTCCGACAGGGAAAGCAAACAAAAACTGCAAGCAGATCAGCCCTTCCGAATCGCCAGCGTCACCAAAACCTTTGTGGCTTCGGCCATCCTGCGCCTGTGGGAGGATCAGAAACTGGCCTTAGACGACCCCATCATTCGCTTTATCGCCCCGGCGCATGTTGCCCTGCTGCGTCAGGGTGGGTATGCCGTCGAGCAGATAACCATACGGCACTTGCTTACACACTCCAGCGGTCTGTTCGACCATACCAACACGAAAACGTACCTGCCCAACGTGCTGAAGAACCCCACCCATCGCTGGACGCGAACGGAACAGATCACCGAAGCCGTTACGGGCGGCAAGCCAGTGGGGCAGCCGGGAGAGCGGTTTAGCTATTCCGATACAGGCTATATTCTGCTGGGCGAAATCATCGAAACCATCACACAAAAAAGCCTGAACGACGCCCTGCGTGATCTGCTTTCGTTTAAGCGATTGGGCCTCATCCATACCGCTTTCGAAAACACCTCTGGTCGGGCCGGGCAACCCCAAAACCGGCTGCATCAGTACATAGACGGCACCGATACATACCGTTTCGACCCGTCCATTGATCTATACGGTGGCGGTGGTCTGCTGTCGACGACGGCAGATCTGACCCGGTTTTACCAGGCTTTGTTCAGCCATCGTGTGTTTCGTCAGCGAGCAACCTTAGACACGATGCTGATGAAGCGCGACTACGCAACCGAAGCAAAAATGGATTACCGAATGGGTATTTACGCCACGAAGATCAATGGTTTGGATGCCTTCACCCATGCTGGTTATTGGGGTACGCAGGTTGTGTATATCCCGACCTTAAAACTGGCCATGGCAACGAACTACAGTCAGTTCTGGGCGCAACGTGGCAACGCGCCTATACTGGCCAACGCGTTAACGGAACTACAAAATGGGCAGTAA
- a CDS encoding sodium:solute symporter, with the protein MIDTIIIAVYLIGIMLVGVFSVARKNMSSEVYFLAGRDLNWVVVGAALFASNISTIHLVGLAASGYNEGLVWGNFEWMATFTLIILSLVFAPFYFKSRISTLPEFLEKRYSPASRTFLAFMAILGALFVHIGMSLYAGAVVFKAFFGIDVFVSILVISLITSIYTVIGGLKAVVITETIQTVVLIGGAIVLTIFAIQALPGHGIHSLAEFKAQLKPGQLRILHTDESIKAVSASGSNSGLTWYAVFLGYPILGLWYWCSDQTIVQRVLGAKTQYDAQVGPLFAGVLKLLPVFMLVLPGVIGYVLFRDKIGTDANQAFPVLVNELLPVGLRGIMGAAMLAALMSTVASALNSTGTLVAVDIVQRLRPDTTDKQLVQIGRVASVVIMVLAIAWSTQGDRFTSIFEAINKIAAALAPPIATVFLWGVFSKRGTKQAAIVTLWTGFVLGVMAFCLDFTPISGQMYITDGWGIPFMMQAWWLFCGCSVVYFVVSYSTPRPDPAVIEKYTWENPISIITKGKLTGLADVRILAGLLLLTLVVLYSIFA; encoded by the coding sequence ATGATCGATACTATTATCATTGCCGTCTATCTGATTGGTATTATGCTGGTTGGCGTGTTTTCGGTGGCCCGTAAGAACATGTCGAGCGAGGTCTATTTTCTGGCCGGGCGCGACCTGAATTGGGTGGTGGTTGGCGCGGCACTGTTCGCGTCCAACATCTCGACGATTCACCTGGTGGGGCTGGCCGCTTCGGGCTATAACGAAGGGCTGGTGTGGGGCAATTTCGAATGGATGGCCACCTTCACGCTCATCATCCTGAGCCTCGTGTTCGCGCCGTTCTACTTCAAAAGCCGCATCTCGACCCTGCCCGAATTTCTGGAAAAACGCTACAGTCCAGCCTCGCGCACGTTTTTGGCGTTTATGGCCATTTTGGGGGCGTTGTTCGTGCATATTGGTATGAGCCTCTATGCCGGAGCGGTCGTGTTCAAGGCCTTCTTCGGCATCGACGTGTTCGTGTCGATCCTGGTTATCTCGCTTATCACATCTATTTACACCGTCATCGGTGGGCTGAAAGCGGTGGTCATCACCGAGACGATTCAGACCGTTGTGCTCATCGGCGGGGCTATCGTATTGACCATTTTCGCCATTCAGGCCTTGCCCGGACACGGTATTCATTCGCTGGCCGAGTTCAAAGCGCAACTTAAACCCGGTCAGCTCCGCATCCTGCACACTGACGAATCGATCAAGGCCGTTTCGGCGTCAGGAAGCAATTCGGGGCTGACGTGGTACGCCGTGTTTCTGGGCTATCCCATTTTGGGGCTGTGGTACTGGTGTTCCGACCAAACCATCGTGCAGCGGGTGCTGGGGGCCAAAACCCAATACGACGCGCAGGTGGGGCCGCTCTTTGCCGGGGTGCTGAAACTGCTGCCTGTGTTTATGCTGGTACTGCCGGGGGTGATCGGCTACGTCCTGTTTCGGGACAAAATCGGGACCGATGCCAATCAGGCGTTTCCGGTGCTGGTCAATGAACTGCTGCCGGTGGGCCTGCGGGGCATCATGGGTGCGGCTATGCTGGCGGCCCTGATGAGTACGGTGGCCTCGGCCCTCAACAGCACAGGTACGTTGGTAGCCGTCGATATTGTGCAGCGGCTCCGGCCCGACACCACCGATAAGCAACTGGTGCAGATTGGGCGCGTGGCCTCGGTCGTGATTATGGTGCTGGCCATTGCCTGGTCCACGCAGGGCGACCGCTTCACGAGCATTTTCGAGGCCATCAATAAAATCGCAGCCGCGTTGGCCCCGCCCATCGCCACCGTGTTTTTGTGGGGCGTCTTCTCCAAACGCGGCACCAAACAAGCCGCCATCGTTACGCTCTGGACGGGTTTTGTACTGGGTGTAATGGCGTTTTGTCTCGATTTCACACCTATCAGCGGGCAAATGTACATAACCGACGGATGGGGCATCCCGTTCATGATGCAGGCGTGGTGGCTGTTCTGCGGGTGTTCGGTGGTCTATTTTGTTGTGAGTTATTCCACACCCCGGCCCGACCCGGCAGTGATCGAGAAATATACCTGGGAAAACCCCATCAGCATCATCACGAAGGGCAAACTCACCGGCCTCGCCGACGTTCGAATACTGGCCGGGTTGCTGCTGCTGACGCTGGTTGTATTGTATTCAATTTTCGCATGA
- a CDS encoding zinc-binding alcohol dehydrogenase family protein gives MNAIILEQPGAFSRITKDHPGPPAAGQVLLKIRRLGVCGTDLHAYNGKQPFFTYPRILGHEIAAEVIALGEGVTHLNVGDRCAVMPYRNTSTDQAVRRGKTHCGDHVRVLGVHEDGAMQEYMLYLADHVYPANALSLDQIAMIEPLAIGSHAIERGQVGSDDIVLVVGAGPIGIAAILMGQFKAARIIALDMNQDRLDFVAHKCPGVDTMKVSDGVIGELQTLLNGDLPTVVIDATGNKASMEKCVEYVAPGGTVVYVGLFIGDLQFHDPYIQRKELTLKTSRNAYPDDFTKIIRLMESGLLNIDGYVTHRLAFDTLTETFTSLYDPQQRVIKAVIEF, from the coding sequence ATGAACGCTATTATTCTTGAACAACCCGGTGCCTTCTCCCGCATCACCAAAGACCATCCCGGTCCACCGGCAGCGGGGCAGGTCTTGTTGAAAATCAGGCGATTGGGGGTGTGTGGTACCGACCTACACGCCTACAACGGGAAGCAGCCGTTTTTCACGTACCCCCGTATTCTGGGCCACGAAATTGCCGCCGAGGTAATCGCGCTGGGCGAGGGCGTTACCCACCTGAACGTGGGCGACCGCTGTGCCGTGATGCCCTACCGAAACACCTCGACAGACCAGGCGGTGCGCCGGGGCAAAACCCACTGTGGCGACCACGTGCGGGTGCTGGGCGTACACGAAGACGGGGCAATGCAGGAGTATATGCTCTACCTGGCCGACCACGTGTACCCGGCCAACGCCCTGAGTCTCGATCAGATTGCGATGATCGAACCGCTGGCCATCGGGAGCCACGCCATCGAGCGCGGGCAGGTCGGGTCCGATGACATCGTGCTGGTCGTTGGGGCGGGGCCAATTGGCATTGCGGCTATCCTGATGGGGCAGTTCAAAGCGGCCCGGATTATCGCCCTCGACATGAATCAGGACCGGCTCGATTTTGTGGCTCACAAATGCCCCGGCGTTGACACCATGAAGGTAAGTGATGGCGTTATTGGCGAGTTGCAAACGCTGCTCAATGGCGATTTACCCACGGTGGTGATCGACGCAACGGGCAACAAGGCCTCGATGGAAAAATGCGTGGAATACGTCGCGCCCGGCGGTACGGTGGTGTATGTGGGGCTATTTATCGGTGACCTTCAGTTTCACGACCCTTACATACAGCGCAAAGAGCTAACCCTAAAAACCTCGCGCAACGCCTACCCGGACGACTTCACGAAGATTATCCGGCTGATGGAATCGGGCCTGCTCAACATCGACGGGTACGTTACTCACCGGCTCGCTTTCGACACCCTGACCGAAACGTTCACTTCGCTCTATGACCCGCAGCAACGAGTCATCAAAGCCGTTATTGAGTTTTGA
- a CDS encoding VOC family protein, whose product MTNPFKIRGLDHPAVAANNVDELADWYCTVLGYERHFRDDRPIWLLKAEDGTILEILPKDNNPRPVRTNLTPGWSHVAFKVDDIEAAIEHLDSHHIKWSSVLSPATGGGRVRTFFDPEGNVLQILQRDANL is encoded by the coding sequence ATGACAAATCCCTTCAAAATCAGAGGTCTTGACCATCCGGCGGTAGCCGCCAACAACGTAGACGAACTCGCCGACTGGTATTGCACGGTGCTGGGATACGAACGTCATTTTCGGGACGACCGCCCTATTTGGCTCCTGAAAGCCGAAGACGGCACTATTCTCGAAATTCTTCCCAAAGACAACAACCCGCGCCCCGTCCGCACGAATCTCACGCCCGGCTGGTCGCATGTCGCCTTCAAGGTCGACGACATCGAAGCTGCCATCGAACACCTCGACAGCCACCATATCAAGTGGTCGAGCGTACTGTCGCCCGCAACGGGTGGTGGTCGGGTACGTACCTTCTTCGACCCCGAAGGCAATGTTTTACAGATTTTACAACGCGACGCCAACCTGTAG
- a CDS encoding AraC family transcriptional regulator has protein sequence MKPHLLKVPSGADHSFSFREFRQPNINNRWHYHPELELIHIHRGSGTQFMGDHIQRFSADTIVLVGSNLPHFWRYDDDFPEIESGELLCSTVIHFTENLWGDRFMQLPENRLLRTALEQSGRGLFLEGQTRDRVALLVNKIRHSEGTYRLIHLLECLVAIATGDSREVLPLSSLGFRHQSSETETERINTIYEYAFDHFREKIPLEAIAAKVGLVPSSFCRYFKSKTGKPFTDFLLEIRVGYACKLLLENQLNNKQICYESGFNNFTSFHKHFKIITGVSPQAYQKLYARRG, from the coding sequence ATGAAGCCCCATTTACTGAAAGTGCCCAGCGGGGCAGATCATTCGTTTTCGTTTCGGGAATTCCGGCAACCCAACATCAATAATCGTTGGCATTATCACCCCGAACTCGAACTAATTCACATTCATCGGGGCAGCGGTACGCAGTTTATGGGCGACCACATTCAGCGATTTAGTGCCGATACCATCGTGTTGGTGGGAAGCAATCTGCCACACTTCTGGCGGTACGACGACGATTTTCCTGAAATAGAATCGGGCGAGTTACTTTGCTCAACGGTCATTCACTTTACCGAAAACCTTTGGGGTGATCGCTTCATGCAACTACCCGAAAACCGGCTTCTCCGCACTGCGCTCGAACAGTCGGGGCGGGGGTTGTTTCTAGAGGGTCAAACCCGTGATCGAGTGGCGTTGCTGGTGAATAAAATCAGGCATTCCGAAGGTACGTACCGCCTGATTCACCTGCTGGAATGTCTGGTTGCTATTGCCACGGGCGACAGCCGGGAGGTGCTGCCCCTGTCGTCGCTGGGGTTCCGGCACCAATCGTCTGAAACCGAAACCGAGCGGATCAACACCATTTACGAATATGCCTTCGACCATTTTCGGGAGAAAATTCCGCTGGAAGCCATTGCGGCCAAAGTGGGGTTGGTGCCGAGTTCGTTTTGCCGCTACTTTAAATCGAAAACAGGCAAACCATTCACCGATTTTCTGCTCGAAATACGGGTAGGTTACGCCTGTAAGTTGCTGTTGGAAAACCAGTTAAATAATAAGCAAATCTGCTACGAAAGCGGTTTTAACAACTTCACCAGCTTTCATAAACATTTCAAAATCATTACGGGTGTGAGTCCGCAAGCGTACCAGAAGTTATATGCGCGACGGGGTTAA
- a CDS encoding aldo/keto reductase, producing MKPTYKPDIYSSTFPAHGSRLVYGTSGLGGVWGAVDPGESVDCLLYALENGITSLDTSPSYSNSETYVGKALRRWEGERPFLSTKVGRLQAATAHDARLDYSVEGMTNSIKRSLDLLGVDSVDLLFLHEPQWVPLDRIDEILDTLQSFREAGYTRMLGIGGNPSPEFRPYIRSKVFQVVSTFCRMDACNLSAFDEEVGLYQQQNIAVYAASALHFSLLGNRFETYTKQPPVGDDYISDRDIQNAIRVNEIAKKHGLPLPTLAQRYLFSMAEATRVVMGARTIPQIQNTINDWRQGALPEEVFDEITNTIAP from the coding sequence ATGAAACCAACCTACAAACCTGATATTTACAGCAGCACTTTCCCGGCCCACGGGAGCCGATTAGTCTATGGCACCTCCGGTCTGGGGGGCGTGTGGGGCGCGGTCGATCCCGGCGAATCGGTCGATTGTTTGCTCTATGCGCTGGAAAACGGCATCACGAGCCTCGACACGTCGCCGTCTTACAGTAATTCCGAAACGTACGTGGGGAAGGCACTGCGCCGATGGGAAGGCGAGCGACCTTTTCTGAGCACCAAAGTAGGGCGGTTGCAGGCGGCTACGGCCCACGATGCCCGGCTGGATTACTCCGTCGAGGGCATGACCAACAGCATCAAGCGCAGCCTTGATTTGCTCGGCGTCGATTCGGTCGATCTGCTGTTCCTGCACGAACCGCAATGGGTGCCACTCGACCGGATCGACGAGATTCTGGACACGCTGCAATCGTTCCGCGAGGCTGGCTACACCCGAATGCTGGGCATTGGCGGCAACCCGTCGCCTGAATTTCGGCCCTACATACGTAGTAAGGTGTTTCAGGTGGTCTCTACGTTTTGCCGGATGGATGCCTGCAACCTGTCGGCGTTTGATGAGGAGGTAGGGCTGTATCAACAGCAGAATATAGCCGTGTATGCGGCTTCGGCTTTGCATTTTTCGCTGCTCGGCAACCGCTTCGAGACCTACACGAAACAGCCGCCCGTTGGCGACGACTACATCAGCGACCGCGACATTCAGAACGCGATTCGGGTGAACGAAATCGCCAAAAAACACGGTCTGCCACTGCCCACGCTGGCCCAACGCTACCTCTTCTCGATGGCCGAGGCTACCCGCGTGGTGATGGGTGCCCGAACCATCCCCCAAATCCAAAACACCATCAACGACTGGCGGCAGGGGGCCTTGCCCGAGGAGGTGTTTGATGAAATAACAAACACAATAGCCCCCTAA
- a CDS encoding amidohydrolase family protein — protein sequence MTAIRIDSHQHFWQYDPARHVWMSDDMPTLKTDFGPADLAPLLWTCSLDGCVAVQADQSEAENTYLLGLAQKHQFIRGIVGWVDLQADDLTDRLAYYQQFPAMKGFRHVLHDEPQRDFMLRPAFRRGIGQLARFGYTYDLLIFVDQMTYTLDLVRAFPDQPFVIDHIAKPYIRQGVMGEWATYLTQLATCPNVSCKISGLVTEADWHHWKPADFHPYLDAVVEAFGTDRIMYGSDWPVCTLAGTYADVYGLVADYFARFSQTEQDNFFGENAARFYGL from the coding sequence ATGACGGCAATCCGCATTGATTCTCATCAACATTTCTGGCAATATGATCCCGCCCGGCACGTCTGGATGTCCGACGACATGCCAACGCTCAAAACCGATTTTGGCCCCGCCGATCTTGCCCCGCTGCTGTGGACCTGTTCCCTCGACGGCTGCGTGGCGGTGCAGGCCGATCAGTCGGAGGCCGAAAACACGTACTTGTTGGGACTTGCCCAAAAGCACCAATTCATTCGCGGCATTGTCGGGTGGGTCGATTTGCAGGCCGATGACCTGACCGACCGGCTGGCCTACTACCAACAGTTCCCGGCCATGAAAGGCTTCCGGCACGTACTGCACGATGAACCGCAGCGCGATTTTATGCTGCGCCCGGCCTTCCGGCGGGGCATCGGCCAACTGGCCCGGTTCGGCTACACCTACGACCTGCTGATTTTCGTGGATCAGATGACCTACACGCTCGACCTCGTGCGGGCCTTCCCCGATCAGCCGTTCGTAATCGACCACATTGCCAAGCCCTATATCCGGCAGGGGGTGATGGGCGAGTGGGCAACGTACCTGACCCAACTGGCAACCTGCCCCAACGTATCGTGCAAAATCTCCGGCCTCGTCACCGAAGCCGACTGGCATCACTGGAAGCCCGCCGATTTCCACCCCTACCTCGACGCGGTAGTGGAAGCCTTCGGGACAGACCGAATCATGTACGGCTCCGATTGGCCGGTCTGCACGCTCGCCGGTACGTATGCCGACGTCTATGGCCTCGTTGCCGATTATTTCGCCCGCTTCAGTCAAACTGAACAAGACAATTTCTTCGGCGAAAATGCCGCTCGTTTTTATGGACTTTAA
- a CDS encoding glycoside hydrolase — protein sequence MKVHNLVLVLVGLAGPLSAQPDLARPGAAQPDRRTAIKRLYLANDDHTDYMWTANEARYDSAYVRMLDYYMGQIEASRHNPDDFQTRWNCDGSYWLRTYQKYRSPAQFDRLIGMIRSGHVSSPLNSVVSTYGGQPTEAVLRGMFYAGRLERTYSRGSAPLRFPMAVAMEDQTLPLGLASLWAGSGARYSWKGVCNCATRIGHKLRVRRHPLYRYTGLDGRGVLMKWYNIPGENTGLGGYAETRQQNKATDLIASLTKTVDDLTTLCDTASAYPYNVAGAFGYGWDDLDTYNAPAFGTVARQTTNPTRRVRASNEIDFFRDVEQTYPNLPAQSVSLGNEWDVYPASLNETTAQVRRATEKLRAAEALATLVSLKNPAFGSDLTSEKEAAWDAYGLYWEHNWTADGPITRSDRADWQIRQKNAIVRYVDTLYNRAVLGLGQQLKAGSADRFFVFNPLNWTRTDVADLAFASPSPVTVIDLTTGREAVSQRIQKNGQSFLRIWAENVPSVGYKVFEIRPGVPTRWPDAATVTGEVIETGSYRLRLRKSGVITELTDLRTGRELARQTDGRWLNDLGTKNLDAGEPVVVENADDTVDRGVSVTLRAVSNDPVPHTVRVTLYRNSGTSTQPRIEIEDSIRANFGDLKTWAFSLNLTNPTTHHGELGAVLTAKKETVVVTMPPAMPATTG from the coding sequence GTGAAAGTCCATAATCTGGTGTTGGTACTCGTTGGCCTTGCTGGCCCCCTGTCGGCTCAACCGGATCTGGCCCGGCCAGGCGCGGCCCAACCGGATCGCCGGACCGCCATCAAGCGGCTGTACCTGGCCAACGATGACCATACCGACTACATGTGGACGGCCAACGAAGCCCGCTATGACTCGGCCTACGTGCGGATGCTCGATTACTACATGGGCCAAATCGAGGCCTCGCGCCATAATCCCGACGATTTCCAGACGCGCTGGAACTGCGACGGCAGCTATTGGCTACGTACCTACCAGAAATACCGCTCCCCGGCGCAGTTTGATCGGCTGATCGGGATGATCCGGTCGGGGCACGTCAGCAGTCCGCTCAATTCGGTAGTTAGCACTTACGGCGGGCAACCCACCGAGGCCGTGCTGCGGGGCATGTTCTACGCCGGGCGGCTCGAACGTACCTACAGTCGAGGGTCGGCCCCGCTCCGGTTTCCGATGGCGGTAGCGATGGAAGATCAAACCCTGCCGTTGGGCCTTGCATCGTTGTGGGCGGGGTCGGGCGCTCGCTATAGCTGGAAGGGCGTTTGCAACTGCGCCACCCGAATCGGGCATAAACTACGCGTTCGTCGGCATCCGCTGTATCGCTATACAGGCCTCGATGGGCGGGGTGTGCTGATGAAATGGTACAATATTCCGGGCGAAAACACGGGGCTGGGTGGCTACGCCGAAACCCGTCAGCAAAACAAAGCAACCGACCTAATCGCCAGCCTGACCAAAACCGTCGATGACCTGACCACGCTCTGCGACACGGCTTCGGCCTACCCCTACAACGTAGCGGGGGCGTTCGGCTACGGCTGGGACGACCTCGACACCTACAACGCCCCGGCGTTTGGCACCGTAGCCCGGCAAACGACCAACCCCACGCGCCGGGTGCGGGCCTCCAACGAAATCGACTTCTTCCGCGACGTGGAGCAGACGTACCCGAACCTACCCGCCCAGTCGGTATCGCTGGGAAATGAGTGGGACGTGTACCCGGCCTCACTCAACGAAACCACCGCTCAGGTACGTCGGGCTACCGAAAAATTGCGGGCCGCCGAAGCCCTGGCCACGCTGGTTTCGCTCAAAAATCCCGCGTTTGGAAGCGACTTAACATCGGAGAAAGAGGCCGCGTGGGATGCCTACGGGCTGTATTGGGAGCACAATTGGACTGCCGACGGCCCCATTACCCGCTCCGACCGGGCCGATTGGCAGATTCGGCAGAAAAACGCCATCGTGCGCTACGTCGATACGCTCTACAACCGGGCGGTGCTGGGTTTGGGGCAACAACTCAAAGCGGGTTCGGCGGACCGGTTTTTTGTGTTCAACCCCCTAAACTGGACCCGCACCGACGTGGCCGATCTGGCCTTTGCCAGCCCATCGCCCGTAACGGTCATCGACCTTACTACGGGCCGGGAAGCCGTGAGCCAACGGATTCAGAAAAATGGGCAGTCGTTTCTGCGGATTTGGGCCGAAAACGTACCCTCGGTTGGCTACAAAGTCTTCGAGATTCGCCCTGGTGTACCGACCCGTTGGCCCGATGCGGCTACCGTTACAGGCGAGGTGATCGAGACGGGTTCCTACCGCCTTCGACTCCGAAAATCGGGCGTAATCACGGAATTGACCGACTTACGGACGGGCCGCGAACTGGCTCGGCAGACCGATGGCCGGTGGTTGAACGACCTGGGTACAAAAAACCTCGACGCAGGTGAGCCGGTGGTGGTCGAGAATGCGGACGATACGGTGGACCGGGGGGTGTCGGTAACACTTCGGGCCGTTTCCAACGATCCTGTTCCCCACACCGTGCGGGTCACGCTCTACCGCAACAGCGGGACAAGTACACAGCCCCGTATCGAGATTGAAGATAGCATCCGGGCCAACTTCGGTGACCTCAAAACCTGGGCTTTTTCGCTGAACCTAACCAACCCCACCACCCACCACGGCGAGTTGGGGGCCGTACTGACCGCCAAAAAAGAGACAGTGGTGGTCACTATGCCGCCCGCAATGCCCGCTACGACTGGTTGA
- a CDS encoding zinc-dependent alcohol dehydrogenase — translation MKALLFTGNQSFRLEAQPPQAPRPGEVQLRVAYCGVCGTDVHIYHGAMAHRLRLPQVIGHEVSAEVAAVGDGVTGWQPGDRVTVRPLQPGPDDPSDNGQRHIGKNLTFIGIDSPGGMQTHWNVPAHTLHRLPDTLSLQLGALIEPLAVACHDVRLGEVQPGEQVVVIGGGPIGMLVALVARQKGANVLVSEVNPARLALAESLELATANPKEQDLVSEVERFTNGAMADVVFEVSGVAAGVQAMTQVARARGRIVMVAIHADPKPVDLFRFFWRELRLIGARVYEPQDFEEAIALAASGTLPLDQLITQVSPLAEAKTVFETIDSNPAGMKYLLEVN, via the coding sequence ATGAAGGCATTACTTTTTACTGGTAACCAGTCATTTAGACTTGAAGCCCAGCCACCCCAAGCACCCCGGCCCGGTGAGGTACAGCTCCGCGTGGCCTACTGTGGCGTGTGCGGCACCGACGTACACATCTACCACGGCGCGATGGCCCATCGGCTGCGGTTGCCACAGGTCATTGGCCACGAGGTATCGGCAGAAGTAGCCGCCGTGGGCGACGGCGTAACCGGCTGGCAACCCGGCGACCGCGTCACGGTGCGCCCCCTCCAACCCGGCCCCGATGACCCCTCCGACAACGGACAGCGGCACATCGGCAAAAACCTGACATTCATCGGCATCGACTCGCCGGGCGGGATGCAAACCCACTGGAACGTACCGGCCCACACCCTGCACCGCCTGCCCGATACCCTCTCGCTGCAACTCGGTGCCCTCATCGAGCCGTTGGCCGTGGCTTGCCACGACGTGCGGTTGGGCGAGGTGCAACCCGGCGAGCAGGTGGTGGTCATCGGTGGTGGCCCCATCGGGATGCTCGTTGCGTTGGTGGCCCGGCAAAAGGGTGCCAACGTACTGGTGTCGGAAGTGAACCCCGCCCGGCTGGCCCTCGCCGAATCGCTGGAGCTGGCAACGGCGAATCCGAAGGAGCAAGACTTAGTATCTGAGGTTGAGCGGTTTACCAACGGAGCAATGGCCGATGTCGTATTCGAGGTGTCGGGCGTAGCGGCTGGCGTACAGGCCATGACGCAGGTAGCGCGGGCGCGGGGCCGTATCGTGATGGTGGCCATCCACGCCGACCCGAAGCCGGTCGATCTGTTCCGGTTTTTCTGGCGCGAATTGCGGCTCATCGGGGCGCGGGTCTACGAGCCGCAGGACTTCGAGGAAGCCATCGCACTGGCCGCGTCGGGTACGTTGCCGCTCGATCAACTCATCACCCAAGTGTCGCCCTTAGCCGAGGCCAAAACCGTGTTCGAGACCATCGACAGTAACCCGGCTGGGATGAAGTATTTGTTAGAGGTGAACTAA